A section of the Serratia liquefaciens ATCC 27592 genome encodes:
- the aceA gene encoding isocitrate lyase — protein MSTSRAQQIQQLEQEWKSARWEGITRPYSAEDVINLRGSVNPVCTLAQNGAAKLWELLHGKSRKGYVNSLGALTGGQALQQAKAGIEAIYLSGWQVAADANTASAMYPDQSLYPVDSVPAVVKRINNTFRRADQIQWANKIEPGSKGYTDYFLPIVADAEAGFGGVLNAFELMKAMIEAGAAGVHFEDQLAAVKKCGHMGGKVLVPTQEAIQKLVAARLAADVLGVPTLVIARTDADAADLLTSDCDPYDSEFVSGERTAEGFFRTHAGIEQAISRGLAYCPYADLVWCETSTPDLQAAKRFADAIHAKFPGKLLAYNCSPSFNWKKNLDDQTIARFQEELSAMGYKYQFITLAGIHSMWFNMFDLAHAYAQGEGMKHYVEKVQKPEFDAVSRGYTFASHQQEVGTGYFDKVTTIIQGGASSVTALTGSTEEQQF, from the coding sequence ATGTCTACCTCTCGTGCTCAACAGATTCAACAACTGGAACAGGAATGGAAATCGGCTCGCTGGGAAGGCATCACGCGCCCATACAGCGCTGAAGACGTGATTAATTTGCGCGGCTCGGTCAATCCGGTCTGCACGCTGGCACAAAACGGTGCCGCCAAGCTGTGGGAACTGCTGCACGGTAAATCACGCAAAGGCTATGTCAACAGCCTGGGTGCGCTGACTGGCGGGCAGGCATTGCAGCAGGCCAAAGCCGGCATTGAGGCGATTTATCTGTCTGGCTGGCAGGTCGCTGCGGATGCCAACACCGCGTCGGCCATGTATCCGGACCAGTCGCTGTACCCGGTTGATTCCGTGCCGGCGGTGGTTAAACGTATCAACAATACTTTCCGCCGTGCCGATCAGATCCAGTGGGCCAATAAAATTGAACCGGGCAGTAAGGGTTACACCGACTACTTCCTGCCGATTGTCGCCGATGCCGAAGCCGGTTTTGGCGGCGTGCTGAATGCCTTTGAGCTGATGAAAGCCATGATTGAGGCCGGCGCTGCCGGGGTGCATTTCGAAGACCAATTGGCGGCGGTGAAAAAGTGCGGCCATATGGGCGGTAAAGTGCTGGTACCAACCCAGGAAGCGATTCAGAAGCTGGTAGCCGCCCGTTTAGCTGCAGACGTGCTCGGTGTGCCAACGCTGGTCATCGCACGTACCGACGCCGATGCGGCTGATTTGCTGACGTCAGACTGCGATCCATACGACAGCGAGTTTGTCTCCGGCGAACGTACAGCGGAAGGTTTCTTCCGTACCCATGCCGGCATTGAGCAAGCGATCAGCCGTGGCCTGGCGTATTGCCCTTACGCTGACTTGGTGTGGTGCGAAACCTCCACGCCGGATCTGCAGGCAGCCAAGCGTTTCGCTGATGCCATTCACGCCAAATTCCCAGGCAAACTGCTGGCATACAACTGTTCACCGTCGTTCAACTGGAAAAAGAACCTGGACGATCAGACGATTGCCCGCTTCCAGGAGGAACTGTCGGCGATGGGATACAAGTACCAGTTCATCACGCTGGCGGGCATCCACAGCATGTGGTTCAACATGTTTGACCTGGCGCACGCTTATGCACAGGGCGAGGGCATGAAGCACTACGTCGAGAAGGTACAGAAACCGGAATTCGATGCCGTTTCACGCGGTTACACCTTCGCATCGCACCAGCAGGAAGTAGGTACCGGCTATTTCGACAAGGTCACTACCATCATTCAGGGCGGTGCTTCTTCGGTAACGGCACTGACCGGTTCGACGGAAGAACAGCAGTTCTGA
- a CDS encoding IS3 family transposase (programmed frameshift), which yields MKKRFSDEQIISILREAEAGVSARELCRKHAISDATFYTWRKKYGGMEVPEVKRLKLLEEENARLKKLLAEAMLDKEALQVALGRKLLTTDQKREAVEFMCDAIGLSQRRACKLTGLSLSTCRYEAQRPAADAHLSGRITELALERRRFGYRRIWQLLRREGLHVNHKRVYRLYHLSGLGVKRRRRRKGLATERLPLLRPAAPNLTWSMDFVMDALATGRRIKCLTCVDDFTKECLTITIAFGISGVQVTRILDSIALFRGYPATIRTDQGPEFTCRALDQWAFEHGVELRLIQPGKPTQNGFIESFNGRFRDECLNEHWFSDIVHARKIINNWRQDYNECRPHSALNYQTPSEFAARWRNGKCEDKQTDITN from the exons ATGAAGAAGCGTTTTTCCGACGAACAGATCATCAGTATTCTCCGCGAGGCTGAAGCCGGGGTTTCTGCCCGTGAGCTCTGCCGCAAGCACGCCATTTCCGACGCCACCTTTTATACCTGGCGCAAGAAGTATGGCGGCATGGAAGTACCCGAGGTTAAGCGCCTGAAGTTGCTTGAGGAAGAGAACGCCAGACTCAAGAAGCTGCTTGCCGAAGCCATGCTGGATAAGGAGGCACTTCAGGTGGCACTGGGGCGAAAGT TACTGACGACAGACCAGAAGCGGGAAGCCGTTGAGTTTATGTGTGATGCGATCGGTCTGTCGCAACGTCGTGCCTGCAAGCTTACAGGTTTGTCCCTGTCGACCTGCCGCTATGAGGCTCAGCGTCCGGCGGCTGATGCGCATTTATCAGGGCGCATCACTGAGCTGGCACTGGAGCGCAGGCGTTTTGGCTACCGCCGCATCTGGCAGTTACTGCGCCGTGAAGGCCTTCATGTTAATCATAAGCGCGTGTACCGCCTTTATCATCTGAGCGGGCTGGGCGTAAAACGCAGGCGACGTCGTAAAGGGCTGGCAACAGAACGTCTGCCTCTGCTCCGCCCAGCGGCGCCCAACCTGACCTGGTCGATGGATTTTGTCATGGACGCACTGGCCACCGGTCGCAGGATCAAGTGCCTGACCTGTGTGGACGACTTCACGAAGGAGTGTCTGACAATTACCATCGCATTCGGCATTTCAGGCGTTCAGGTCACGCGAATTCTGGACAGCATTGCACTGTTCCGGGGCTATCCGGCGACGATAAGAACTGACCAGGGGCCGGAGTTCACTTGCCGCGCACTGGATCAATGGGCTTTTGAGCATGGTGTTGAGTTGCGCTTAATCCAGCCGGGCAAGCCAACGCAGAACGGATTTATTGAGAGCTTTAACGGACGATTTCGCGATGAATGTCTGAATGAGCACTGGTTCAGCGATATCGTTCATGCAAGGAAAATCATTAATAACTGGCGGCAGGATTATAACGAGTGTCGTCCACATTCAGCACTGAATTATCAGACGCCATCAGAGTTTGCAGCACGGTGGCGGAATGGAAAATGTGAAGATAAACAAACCGACATTACTAACTAA
- the aceK gene encoding bifunctional isocitrate dehydrogenase kinase/phosphatase produces MAAKLELLIAQTILQGFDAQYGRFLEVTAGAQQRFERADWPAVQQAMKKRIHLYDHHVGLVVEQLKCITGQKSFDADFPSRVKAVYTDLLPEYPRFEIAESFFNSVYCRLFKHRDLTPEKLFVFSSQPEGRFRDIPRPLSRNFTAGGDVSAMLYNLLTDLPLRLPWENLSRDIDYITLALQQSFSAQQLAGATFQIANELFYRNKAAWLVGKLRVADTVYPFLLPIHHSDSGALFIDTCLTSKAEASIVFGFARSYFMVYAPLPAAMVEWLREILPGKTTAELYMAIGCQKHGKTECYREYLTFMAGSQEQFIIAPGVKGMVMLVFTLPSFDRVFKVIKDEFAPQKEVTQAQVMACYQLVKEHDRVGRMADTQEYENFVVDKARLSPELLAELQREVPDKLEDLGDRIVIKHLYMERRMTPLNLYLEQANEQQMRDAIEEYGNAIKQLAAANIFPGDMLFKNFGVTRHGRVVFYDYDEICYMTEVNFRDIPPPRYPEDELASEPWYSVSANDVFPEEFRHFLCGDRRIRQVFEELHSDLFEADYWRGLQQRIRDGHVEDVFAYRKKRRFSQRSGVALPATSAAT; encoded by the coding sequence ATGGCGGCGAAACTGGAGCTGTTGATCGCACAGACGATACTGCAGGGTTTTGATGCGCAATATGGCCGCTTCCTTGAGGTGACCGCCGGTGCGCAGCAGCGTTTTGAGCGAGCAGACTGGCCGGCGGTGCAACAGGCGATGAAAAAGCGTATTCACCTGTATGACCATCACGTCGGTTTGGTGGTGGAGCAACTGAAGTGCATCACGGGGCAAAAGTCCTTTGATGCGGATTTCCCCAGCCGGGTGAAGGCGGTGTACACCGACCTGTTGCCGGAGTACCCACGCTTTGAGATCGCCGAAAGCTTCTTTAATTCGGTTTACTGCCGCCTGTTCAAACACCGGGATCTAACGCCGGAAAAGCTGTTTGTTTTCAGCTCCCAACCCGAGGGACGCTTTCGCGATATCCCGCGTCCGCTGTCGCGCAATTTCACTGCTGGCGGTGATGTATCGGCGATGCTGTACAACCTGCTGACGGATTTACCCCTGCGGCTACCTTGGGAAAACTTGTCGCGTGATATTGATTACATCACGCTGGCGTTGCAACAGAGCTTTAGCGCGCAGCAGCTGGCTGGGGCGACGTTCCAGATTGCCAATGAGCTCTTTTACCGTAACAAGGCTGCCTGGCTGGTAGGTAAGCTGCGGGTGGCGGATACGGTCTATCCTTTCCTGCTGCCGATCCATCACAGTGATTCCGGTGCCTTGTTTATCGATACCTGCCTGACCAGTAAGGCCGAGGCCAGTATCGTCTTCGGTTTCGCACGTTCTTACTTTATGGTTTACGCACCGCTTCCGGCAGCGATGGTCGAGTGGCTGCGAGAAATACTGCCGGGCAAAACCACCGCCGAACTGTATATGGCGATTGGCTGCCAGAAGCACGGTAAAACGGAATGTTACCGTGAATACCTGACGTTTATGGCTGGCTCGCAGGAGCAGTTCATCATCGCGCCGGGGGTGAAAGGCATGGTGATGCTGGTGTTTACCCTGCCGTCGTTCGATCGGGTGTTCAAGGTGATCAAAGACGAGTTCGCACCGCAAAAAGAGGTGACGCAGGCGCAGGTGATGGCCTGTTACCAGTTGGTGAAAGAACACGACCGCGTGGGGCGCATGGCGGATACCCAAGAGTACGAGAATTTTGTCGTCGACAAGGCGCGCCTCAGCCCGGAGCTTTTGGCTGAATTGCAGCGTGAAGTGCCGGACAAGCTGGAGGATCTGGGCGATCGCATCGTGATCAAGCACCTGTATATGGAACGGCGCATGACGCCGCTGAACCTGTATCTGGAGCAGGCCAATGAGCAGCAGATGCGCGACGCTATCGAAGAGTATGGCAATGCGATCAAACAACTGGCCGCCGCCAATATTTTCCCCGGCGACATGCTATTCAAGAACTTCGGCGTGACCCGGCACGGGCGGGTGGTGTTCTACGATTACGATGAAATTTGCTATATGACCGAGGTGAACTTCCGCGATATTCCACCGCCGCGTTACCCGGAAGATGAACTGGCCAGCGAGCCGTGGTACAGCGTGTCGGCGAACGATGTATTCCCGGAGGAGTTCAGGCATTTTCTGTGTGGCGATCGGCGCATTCGGCAGGTGTTTGAAGAGTTGCACAGCGACCTGTTCGAAGCCGATTACTGGCGCGGGTTGCAGCAGCGCATTCGCGACGGGCATGTGGAGGATGTCTTCGCTTACCGCAAGAAACGGCGTTTTAGCCAGCGCAGCGGGGTGGCGCTGCCTGCTACCTCGGCAGCGACGTAA
- the metA gene encoding homoserine O-acetyltransferase MetA produces MPIRVPDELPAVSFLRNENVFVMTSSRAKTQEIRPLKVLILNLMPKKIETENQFLRLLSNSSLQIDIQLLRIDSRESKNTPAEHLNNFYCDFEDIQDQNFDGLIVTGAPLGLVDFCDVAYWPQIERVIDWAKNHVTSTLFVCWAVQAALNILYGIPKMTREVKLSGVYQHQTLQQHALLTRGFDETFLAPHSRYADFPTEIIRQYTDLDILAESEQTGAYLFASKDKRLAFVTGHPEYDALTLAGEYCRDNEAGLNPVVPLNYFPDDNPELTPKATWRSHGHLLFANWLNYYVYQITPYDLRHMNPTLE; encoded by the coding sequence ATGCCGATTCGTGTTCCTGATGAGTTACCTGCAGTAAGTTTCTTGCGCAATGAGAATGTCTTTGTGATGACATCCTCACGGGCAAAAACACAGGAAATCAGGCCGTTGAAAGTGCTGATCCTTAACCTGATGCCGAAGAAGATCGAGACGGAAAACCAGTTTTTACGTCTGCTTTCTAACTCGTCTTTGCAAATCGATATCCAGTTGCTGCGTATCGACAGCCGCGAGTCAAAGAACACGCCGGCGGAGCATCTGAACAACTTTTACTGTGATTTTGAAGACATCCAGGATCAGAACTTTGATGGTCTGATCGTGACGGGGGCACCGCTAGGGTTGGTTGATTTCTGCGACGTTGCTTACTGGCCGCAGATTGAACGCGTAATAGATTGGGCCAAGAATCACGTGACCTCCACGCTATTTGTCTGTTGGGCCGTGCAGGCCGCTTTGAATATCCTGTATGGCATCCCGAAGATGACGCGTGAAGTGAAACTCTCTGGCGTTTACCAGCACCAAACCTTGCAGCAGCATGCCTTGCTGACGCGTGGTTTTGATGAGACCTTCCTGGCACCCCATTCACGCTATGCGGATTTCCCTACCGAGATTATTCGGCAGTACACGGATCTGGATATCCTGGCCGAGTCGGAGCAAACCGGGGCCTATTTGTTCGCCAGCAAGGATAAACGGCTGGCGTTCGTGACTGGGCACCCAGAGTATGATGCGCTGACGCTCGCCGGTGAGTACTGTCGCGATAACGAAGCAGGTCTCAACCCGGTAGTGCCGCTCAATTACTTCCCCGACGATAACCCCGAACTTACCCCCAAAGCGACCTGGCGCAGCCATGGCCACCTGTTGTTCGCCAACTGGCTTAACTACTACGTTTACCAGATCACACCTTACGATCTGCGTCATATGAACCCGACCCTGGAATAA
- the aroE gene encoding shikimate dehydrogenase: protein MEKFAVFGNPISHSKSPRIHALFAAQTGIEHPYGTVLAPLDGFETALQAFIHAGGQGANVTVPFKEHAYEAASELSERASLAGAVNTLKVLPDGGLLGDNTDGIGLLTDLERQGLIKPKDRILLVGAGGAARGVILPLLSFGCEMTITNRTFSRAQMLAESFQHLGEITALPLDQLDQQQFDLVINATASGISGEIPALPVGTITGNTRCYDMFYQQGLTPFLAWAQQQGATEYADGLGMLVGQAAHAFLLWHGVMPEIEPVLRQLRHELAA from the coding sequence ATGGAGAAGTTTGCGGTATTCGGTAATCCTATCAGCCACAGTAAATCACCGCGCATTCATGCGTTGTTTGCCGCTCAAACTGGCATAGAACATCCCTATGGTACGGTGTTGGCACCGCTGGACGGTTTCGAAACGGCGCTGCAAGCGTTCATTCACGCTGGTGGTCAGGGGGCGAACGTCACAGTACCTTTTAAAGAGCATGCCTACGAGGCTGCGTCTGAATTGAGCGAGCGTGCCTCGTTGGCCGGAGCGGTCAATACGCTCAAGGTGCTGCCGGACGGTGGGTTGCTGGGTGACAATACGGACGGGATCGGCCTGCTGACCGATCTGGAACGCCAAGGGCTGATCAAACCAAAGGATCGCATTTTGCTGGTGGGGGCGGGGGGCGCAGCACGGGGTGTGATCTTGCCGCTGTTGTCTTTTGGTTGTGAGATGACGATCACCAACCGCACTTTCAGTCGTGCGCAAATGCTGGCAGAAAGTTTTCAGCATCTCGGTGAAATCACCGCCTTGCCTCTGGATCAACTCGATCAACAACAGTTTGATTTAGTGATCAACGCTACGGCGTCCGGGATCAGCGGCGAGATCCCGGCATTGCCAGTTGGCACTATCACTGGCAACACGCGCTGTTATGACATGTTTTATCAGCAGGGGTTAACGCCGTTTCTGGCCTGGGCACAGCAACAGGGTGCTACAGAATATGCTGACGGATTAGGGATGCTGGTGGGGCAGGCCGCGCATGCGTTCCTGCTGTGGCACGGCGTGATGCCGGAGATAGAACCAGTACTGCGCCAACTGCGCCACGAGTTGGCGGCATAA
- a CDS encoding bifunctional 4-hydroxy-2-oxoglutarate aldolase/2-dehydro-3-deoxy-phosphogluconate aldolase, which translates to MNNWKTSAEQILMAGPVVPVIVINKLEHAIPLAKALVAGGVRVLEVTLRTACAMDAIRAIAKEVPDAIIGAGTVINPQQLQEVTDAGAQFAISPGLTADLLQAATAGSIPLIPGISTVSELMLGMDHGLREFKFFPAEANGGVKALQAIGGPFPQVRFCPTGGISPGNYRDYLALKSVLCIGGSWLVPADALESGDYARITELARAAVAGAKA; encoded by the coding sequence ATGAACAATTGGAAAACCAGCGCAGAGCAGATCCTGATGGCCGGCCCGGTAGTCCCGGTGATCGTCATCAACAAATTGGAACACGCGATCCCGCTGGCGAAAGCCCTGGTGGCTGGTGGCGTCCGGGTATTGGAAGTCACCCTGCGCACCGCCTGCGCCATGGACGCGATCCGTGCTATTGCCAAAGAAGTGCCTGATGCCATCATCGGCGCCGGTACCGTCATCAACCCGCAGCAGCTGCAGGAAGTGACCGATGCCGGGGCGCAATTCGCCATCAGCCCGGGCCTGACTGCCGATCTGCTGCAAGCGGCCACTGCTGGTTCAATCCCGTTAATTCCGGGTATCAGCACCGTGTCTGAACTGATGTTGGGCATGGATCATGGGCTGCGTGAGTTTAAATTCTTCCCGGCGGAAGCCAACGGCGGCGTGAAAGCACTGCAGGCGATCGGCGGCCCGTTCCCGCAGGTACGTTTCTGCCCGACCGGCGGTATTTCACCGGGCAACTACCGTGACTATCTGGCGCTGAAAAGCGTGCTGTGCATCGGCGGCTCCTGGCTGGTGCCGGCGGATGCGCTGGAAAGCGGCGACTACGCACGCATCACTGAATTGGCGCGTGCCGCCGTTGCGGGTGCAAAAGCTTAA
- a CDS encoding gamma carbonic anhydrase family protein, translated as MSDAVRSYLHYSPKLGQRVMIDPSSVVIGNVELADDVSIWPLVAIRGDVNAVKIGPRSNIQDGSVLHVTHKSEHNPEGYPLLIGEDVTVGHKAMLHGCAIGNRVLVGMGSILLDGAVIEDDVMIGAGSLVAPGKRLASGYLYMGSPARQIRPLTAAELEGLLYSSTNYVRWKDEYLSEDI; from the coding sequence ATGTCCGATGCAGTGCGTTCTTATCTTCATTACTCTCCAAAACTGGGTCAACGCGTAATGATCGACCCTTCCAGCGTGGTGATCGGCAACGTTGAGCTGGCCGATGACGTCAGTATCTGGCCGCTGGTTGCCATCCGTGGCGATGTCAACGCGGTAAAGATCGGTCCGCGCAGTAATATTCAGGATGGCAGCGTGCTGCACGTGACTCATAAGTCCGAACATAACCCAGAAGGTTACCCGCTGTTGATCGGGGAAGACGTGACCGTAGGCCACAAAGCCATGCTGCACGGCTGCGCCATAGGCAACCGGGTATTGGTAGGGATGGGATCGATCCTGCTGGATGGTGCAGTAATAGAAGATGATGTGATGATTGGCGCCGGCAGCCTGGTGGCTCCGGGTAAACGTCTGGCGAGCGGTTATCTTTATATGGGAAGTCCGGCACGTCAGATTAGGCCATTGACTGCCGCTGAGTTGGAAGGGCTACTCTACTCTTCTACTAACTATGTACGTTGGAAAGACGAATATTTGTCTGAAGACATCTGA
- the edd gene encoding phosphogluconate dehydratase, translating into MLNPTLSRVTQRIIDRSKQSRAAYLARIEAARSQTVHRAQLACGNLAHGFAACQPDDKTALKNMVRSDIAIITAYNDMLSAHQPYENYPQRLKQALHAVGAVGQVAGGVPAMCDGVTQGQDGMELSLMSRDVIAMSSAIGLSHNMFDGALFLGICDKIVPGLVMSALSFGHLPSLFVPAGPMSSGLPNKEKVRVRQLYAEGKADRLALLEAEAASYHGIGTCTFYGTANTNQMVMEVMGLHLPGSSFVHPDTPLRDALTDAAARQVTRLTETAGNYLPIGKLVDEKVVVNGIVALLATGGSTNLTMHMVAMARAAGIIINWDDFSELSDAVPLLCRIYPNGPADINQFQASGGVALVVRELLKHGLLHEDVHTVAGFGLTRYTQEPWLDNGQLAWREGAESSLDTQVIASVAEPFEHHGGTKVLAGNLGRAVMKTSAVPADNQIIEAPAVIFDSQHDIVPAFEAGKLDRDCVVVVRFQGPQANGMPELHKLMPPLGVLMDRGFKVALVTDGRLSGASGKVPSAIHVTPEAYTGGMLAKVQDGDVIRVNGRTGELALLVDADILAQRAPYQPDLSAEHIGCGRELFGALRSQLSGAEQGACCIKF; encoded by the coding sequence ATGCTTAATCCCACCCTATCCCGTGTCACGCAACGCATCATCGACCGTTCCAAACAGAGCCGCGCCGCCTATCTGGCACGCATTGAAGCGGCGCGTTCCCAAACCGTGCACCGCGCACAACTGGCCTGCGGTAATCTGGCGCACGGTTTTGCCGCCTGTCAGCCGGACGACAAAACCGCACTGAAAAACATGGTGCGCAGTGATATCGCCATCATCACCGCTTATAACGATATGTTGTCTGCCCACCAGCCCTACGAAAACTATCCCCAACGGCTGAAACAGGCGTTGCATGCCGTGGGCGCGGTCGGTCAGGTAGCCGGAGGCGTACCGGCGATGTGTGATGGCGTGACCCAGGGGCAGGATGGTATGGAGCTGTCGCTGATGAGCCGCGACGTGATCGCCATGTCCTCGGCCATCGGCCTCTCGCACAATATGTTCGACGGCGCGCTGTTCCTCGGCATCTGCGACAAAATCGTGCCGGGTCTGGTGATGTCCGCCCTGTCATTTGGCCATTTGCCGTCGCTGTTTGTGCCTGCTGGCCCGATGAGCAGCGGCTTACCGAACAAAGAGAAAGTGCGCGTGCGTCAGCTGTACGCCGAAGGCAAAGCCGATCGACTGGCGCTGTTGGAGGCCGAAGCCGCTTCTTATCACGGCATCGGCACCTGCACCTTCTACGGCACCGCCAACACCAACCAGATGGTAATGGAAGTGATGGGGTTGCACCTGCCGGGATCCTCCTTCGTTCACCCGGACACCCCTTTGCGCGATGCGTTGACCGACGCTGCCGCACGCCAGGTCACTCGCCTGACCGAAACCGCCGGCAACTATCTGCCAATCGGCAAACTGGTGGATGAAAAGGTGGTGGTTAACGGCATCGTTGCGCTGCTGGCCACCGGCGGCTCCACCAATCTGACCATGCATATGGTGGCGATGGCGCGCGCCGCCGGCATCATCATCAACTGGGACGACTTCTCCGAACTGTCGGACGCCGTACCGCTGCTGTGCCGTATCTACCCGAACGGCCCGGCGGACATCAATCAGTTCCAGGCATCTGGCGGCGTCGCCCTGGTGGTGCGCGAACTGCTAAAGCACGGCCTGCTGCACGAAGACGTACACACCGTGGCCGGTTTTGGCCTGACGCGTTATACCCAGGAGCCGTGGCTGGATAACGGTCAGTTGGCCTGGCGTGAGGGCGCGGAAAGCTCGCTCGATACCCAGGTTATCGCCAGCGTGGCGGAGCCTTTCGAACATCATGGCGGCACCAAGGTTTTGGCAGGCAACCTCGGTCGTGCGGTGATGAAAACCTCGGCGGTGCCGGCCGACAATCAGATTATCGAAGCGCCGGCGGTGATATTTGACAGCCAGCATGACATCGTGCCGGCATTTGAAGCCGGCAAGCTGGATCGCGATTGCGTGGTGGTGGTTCGCTTCCAGGGGCCGCAGGCCAATGGCATGCCCGAACTGCACAAGCTGATGCCACCGCTGGGCGTGCTGATGGACCGCGGATTTAAAGTCGCGCTGGTCACCGATGGCCGCCTGTCAGGCGCCTCCGGCAAGGTCCCTTCCGCTATCCACGTGACCCCGGAAGCCTATACCGGCGGCATGCTGGCCAAGGTGCAGGACGGCGATGTGATCCGCGTAAACGGCCGCACCGGTGAATTGGCATTACTGGTCGATGCCGACATTCTGGCCCAGCGAGCGCCTTACCAACCGGACCTGAGCGCCGAACATATCGGCTGCGGCCGTGAACTGTTCGGCGCATTACGCAGCCAGCTTTCCGGTGCCGAACAGGGCGCCTGCTGCATTAAATTTTAA
- the aceB gene encoding malate synthase A — translation MTQQIAGTELTFTQGFTAAERQVLTDDAVEFLADLVSKFTPQRNKLLAARACWQQKIDQGELPDFISETDSIRNGEWKIRGIPEDLRDRRVEITGPVERKMVINALNANVKVFMADFEDSLAPSWDKVIDGQINLHDAVNGTISYTNEAGKIYQLKPNPAVLIARVRGLHLPEKHVQWQGEAIPGGLFDFALYFFHNYRQLLAKGSGPYFYLPKTQSWQEAAWWSEVFSFAEDRFSLPRGTIKATVLIETLPAVFQMDEILYHLRDHIVGLNCGRWDYIFSYIKTLKNHADRVLPDRQSVTMDKSFLSAYSRLLIKTCHKRGAFAMGGMAAFIPSKDAEKNAWVLNKVRADKELEANNGHDGTWVAHPGLADTVMEVFSKVLGERRNQLEVLRENDALISAAQLLEPCDGERTEAGMRANIRVAVQYIEAWISGNGCVPIYGLMEDAATAEISRTSIWQWIHHQKSLSDGQLVTKTLFRQMLKEEMLVVREELGEARFNAGRFEEAARLMERITTQDELIDFLTLPGYELLA, via the coding sequence ATGACGCAACAGATAGCAGGCACGGAGTTAACGTTTACGCAGGGTTTTACCGCTGCTGAACGGCAGGTGTTGACGGATGACGCGGTCGAATTCCTGGCGGATCTGGTGAGTAAATTTACTCCGCAGCGCAATAAGCTTTTGGCTGCGCGTGCCTGTTGGCAGCAGAAGATCGATCAGGGCGAACTCCCAGACTTTATTTCGGAAACTGATTCCATTCGAAATGGAGAGTGGAAGATCCGCGGCATACCCGAGGATCTGCGCGACCGTCGGGTCGAAATCACCGGGCCGGTTGAACGCAAAATGGTGATCAATGCCCTGAATGCCAATGTGAAGGTGTTTATGGCGGATTTCGAAGATTCACTGGCGCCGAGCTGGGACAAAGTGATCGATGGGCAAATCAACCTGCATGATGCAGTGAATGGCACCATTTCTTACACTAATGAAGCCGGCAAGATTTATCAGTTGAAGCCTAATCCAGCGGTATTGATAGCGCGCGTACGTGGCCTGCATTTGCCGGAGAAACACGTGCAGTGGCAAGGCGAAGCGATCCCTGGCGGTCTGTTCGATTTCGCACTGTATTTCTTCCACAACTACCGTCAATTGCTGGCAAAAGGCAGCGGCCCTTATTTCTACCTGCCGAAAACCCAATCCTGGCAGGAAGCCGCCTGGTGGAGTGAAGTATTCAGCTTTGCCGAGGATCGTTTCTCCCTGCCGCGCGGCACCATCAAGGCCACGGTATTGATCGAAACGCTACCGGCGGTATTCCAGATGGACGAGATCCTTTACCACCTGCGCGATCATATCGTCGGGTTGAACTGCGGCCGTTGGGATTACATCTTCAGCTATATCAAAACGCTGAAAAACCACGCTGACCGGGTCCTGCCGGATCGCCAGTCGGTCACGATGGACAAGTCGTTCCTCAGTGCCTACTCCCGGTTGCTGATCAAGACCTGCCATAAGCGAGGCGCTTTTGCCATGGGGGGCATGGCCGCGTTTATCCCTAGCAAAGACGCCGAGAAAAATGCCTGGGTATTGAACAAGGTACGGGCGGATAAAGAGCTGGAGGCCAATAACGGCCATGATGGCACCTGGGTGGCGCATCCGGGGCTGGCAGATACCGTCATGGAAGTGTTCAGCAAAGTGCTCGGCGAACGCCGTAATCAGCTGGAAGTCCTGCGTGAAAACGATGCGCTGATCAGCGCCGCGCAACTGCTGGAACCCTGTGATGGCGAACGGACCGAAGCCGGCATGCGCGCCAATATTCGCGTGGCGGTGCAATACATCGAGGCCTGGATCTCCGGCAATGGCTGCGTACCGATTTACGGCCTGATGGAAGATGCGGCGACGGCGGAAATATCCCGTACCTCAATCTGGCAGTGGATCCATCACCAAAAGAGCCTGAGTGATGGCCAGTTGGTCACCAAGACGCTGTTCCGCCAGATGCTGAAAGAAGAGATGTTGGTGGTACGTGAAGAATTGGGTGAGGCGCGCTTTAACGCTGGCCGTTTCGAAGAAGCTGCGCGCCTGATGGAACGTATCACTACGCAAGACGAATTAATCGATTTTCTGACCTTACCCGGCTATGAGCTTCTGGCCTGA